A portion of the Mesobacillus sp. AQ2 genome contains these proteins:
- a CDS encoding DUF3231 family protein produces the protein MPDKVPITSSELGSLWLTYQEKTMILRMLEYFIEKADDEKAKKIMTSMYSELEGFISKIVAIYEEEGAVTPTGFTSQDVYKDVPKLYDNGFDIMFVRLLKEISMGLHALNISMTFREDINILFADLTALTQKYFMQSSQYLLENGLLVRSPFVTMPKSVEFVKDNDYLSASSINPFTQKRTFNTVEVAHIHKGIESNLTGLQMILGFAQSAKDKEVKKYFFEGAELAKGIVKELSELMIQENLPVPQTAGGNATKSTEAAFSDKLMMYCTSLFCSFSLGSNSLGTAFSLRNDLPAKMTIFTKDVFEYAHKGAKIMIKNGWMEEPPQMITRK, from the coding sequence ATGCCGGATAAAGTACCTATAACATCTTCCGAACTAGGATCGTTATGGCTTACCTATCAAGAAAAAACAATGATTTTAAGGATGTTGGAATACTTTATAGAGAAAGCCGATGATGAAAAAGCAAAGAAAATCATGACTAGCATGTATAGTGAATTAGAGGGGTTTATAAGTAAAATCGTTGCCATTTATGAAGAGGAAGGCGCTGTCACTCCCACTGGCTTTACATCACAGGACGTGTATAAGGATGTCCCAAAGTTATATGATAACGGCTTTGACATCATGTTCGTCCGGTTGTTAAAGGAAATCAGCATGGGACTCCATGCTTTGAACATATCAATGACGTTCAGGGAAGATATCAATATCCTGTTTGCGGATTTGACAGCACTTACCCAGAAGTATTTCATGCAATCCTCTCAGTATCTGCTTGAGAACGGGCTTCTTGTCAGGAGCCCATTCGTAACAATGCCAAAATCAGTGGAATTTGTTAAAGATAACGATTATTTAAGCGCAAGCAGCATCAATCCATTCACTCAGAAAAGGACCTTCAATACTGTCGAGGTAGCGCATATTCATAAAGGGATTGAATCAAACCTAACAGGACTGCAAATGATATTAGGTTTTGCCCAGTCCGCTAAAGACAAGGAGGTCAAAAAATACTTTTTTGAGGGAGCTGAGCTGGCTAAAGGAATCGTGAAAGAATTGAGTGAGCTAATGATCCAGGAGAATCTCCCGGTCCCGCAAACTGCTGGTGGAAATGCGACAAAATCTACAGAAGCTGCTTTTTCAGATAAATTAATGATGTATTGTACAAGTCTGTTTTGCAGCTTCTCGTTGGGAAGTAACTCTCTCGGAACAGCTTTTAGTTTACGGAATGATTTGCCTGCAAAGATGACTATTTTTACAAAGGATGTTTTTGAGTACGCCCATAAAGGCGCGAAAATCATGATTAAAAATGGCTGGATGGAAGAACCGCCACAAATGATTACACGCAAATAA
- a CDS encoding PAS domain-containing sensor histidine kinase codes for MKTVVNEPSLFEHMFKNLTFPVIIFEKADENLREYRIYEVNDAACALLNYSKEELLSKEVLSLYNHLAPEVLKTVKELLVKDGKISTVLDLPDRNENMITVEVNASILNIGNQQFIYCMLKEFSTRHCHHDALEVENNYLRTVMNTIQSFILILDQDGRINKWNQYTEQVSGYSLEEVQYKKFWDVFIENPEKQFVVNNYLSGKIPTVYENFWRMKNGEKRFIKWKSKTVEDNEGNLQFVLATGVDITDKILSFKELEKSREKYKALVSSMQDIVITIDRSLKITSVHGKWIKTNDFTMEAFEGKSIHDLFNYSSIQQDEVRKAFSGINTEFEWDLEINGKTHYFHSVLSPILLHNNVIKEVVGVTRDITEKKNLEEHHKRIYEALTSGMILQDTNGMIVYANKNACAILGYDEHSLANMTSLNAEWDAEDASGEPFNGEEHPAMKTLATGEEFSNVEMFVFNPMKNEKRWILVDTRAIFEAGSSNKIEYVLSTFHDITEKKEMDQIMQQSQKLALIGRLASGVVHEIRNPLTSIMGLLKFAEEGQDENKIFDYLPVMKMELEQINRFTNEFIELSYSKESNWTVADLGRIIQYSLNSLKLEIEDHNIETRIENNCNKDILVKCIEPHLKLLFINLFKNSIEAMPYGGSLMVKLECMGEKVLISVIDTGKGISPERLKHLCEPYYSTKEKGTGLGLMRSLKIVHDHNGKIDFSSEEGKGTIVAIELLLN; via the coding sequence ATGAAAACAGTAGTGAATGAGCCATCACTTTTTGAGCATATGTTTAAAAACCTAACATTCCCCGTAATTATATTCGAAAAAGCTGATGAAAACTTAAGGGAATATCGAATTTATGAAGTGAATGACGCCGCATGTGCTTTATTGAATTATTCCAAAGAAGAGTTACTGTCAAAAGAGGTTTTGTCTCTATATAATCATTTAGCCCCTGAAGTGCTAAAGACTGTAAAAGAGCTTCTCGTTAAAGATGGCAAAATATCAACTGTATTAGACCTTCCTGATCGAAATGAAAATATGATTACAGTAGAAGTCAATGCATCAATATTGAATATTGGCAATCAACAATTCATTTATTGTATGTTAAAAGAATTTTCAACCCGTCACTGTCATCACGATGCACTCGAAGTAGAAAACAACTACTTACGTACCGTGATGAATACAATTCAGTCTTTTATATTGATTTTAGATCAAGATGGACGAATTAATAAGTGGAACCAATACACAGAACAAGTTTCAGGATATAGCCTGGAGGAAGTACAATACAAAAAGTTTTGGGACGTTTTTATTGAAAATCCAGAAAAACAGTTTGTTGTGAATAATTATTTATCAGGAAAAATTCCAACCGTGTACGAAAATTTCTGGAGAATGAAAAATGGCGAAAAAAGATTTATCAAATGGAAAAGTAAAACTGTCGAAGATAATGAAGGGAACTTACAATTTGTTTTAGCGACTGGTGTTGATATTACTGATAAGATCCTCTCATTTAAAGAGTTGGAAAAAAGCAGGGAAAAGTATAAAGCACTTGTTTCCTCGATGCAAGACATTGTCATAACGATTGACCGTTCTCTCAAAATCACCAGTGTTCATGGGAAATGGATTAAAACGAATGATTTTACAATGGAAGCCTTCGAAGGAAAATCCATACATGATCTATTTAACTATTCAAGTATCCAGCAAGATGAAGTCAGAAAGGCATTTTCAGGAATAAATACAGAATTCGAATGGGATTTAGAGATAAATGGTAAAACCCATTATTTTCACAGTGTATTGTCACCGATCTTATTACATAACAACGTGATAAAAGAGGTTGTCGGAGTAACTCGTGACATAACAGAAAAGAAAAACCTTGAGGAGCACCATAAGAGGATTTATGAAGCCTTGACGAGCGGCATGATTCTCCAGGACACAAACGGGATGATAGTCTATGCTAATAAAAATGCTTGCGCAATATTGGGATATGACGAACATTCGCTAGCCAATATGACTTCTCTGAATGCTGAATGGGATGCTGAAGATGCTTCAGGGGAGCCATTCAACGGCGAGGAACATCCTGCAATGAAAACGTTAGCGACTGGTGAAGAATTCAGTAATGTTGAGATGTTTGTATTCAATCCTATGAAGAACGAAAAAAGGTGGATTCTTGTTGACACCAGAGCAATATTTGAAGCGGGCAGCAGCAACAAAATAGAATACGTCCTATCTACTTTCCATGATATTACAGAAAAAAAGGAAATGGATCAAATCATGCAGCAATCGCAAAAGCTGGCACTGATTGGCAGGCTGGCTTCTGGAGTGGTTCATGAAATACGTAACCCTCTAACGAGCATTATGGGACTTCTGAAATTCGCGGAAGAGGGCCAGGATGAGAATAAGATTTTTGATTACCTTCCTGTCATGAAAATGGAATTGGAGCAAATCAATAGGTTCACGAACGAATTCATCGAACTTTCATATTCAAAGGAATCCAACTGGACCGTTGCAGACCTCGGGCGCATCATTCAATATTCACTGAATTCACTGAAGCTGGAAATTGAGGATCACAATATCGAGACTCGTATAGAAAACAATTGTAACAAGGATATACTTGTGAAGTGCATTGAGCCACACTTAAAGCTTCTGTTTATCAATCTGTTTAAAAACTCGATTGAGGCCATGCCCTACGGCGGAAGCCTAATGGTCAAACTAGAATGTATGGGTGAAAAAGTCCTGATAAGTGTCATCGATACAGGAAAGGGAATCAGTCCTGAACGGTTAAAACATCTTTGCGAGCCTTACTATTCCACCAAAGAAAAAGGGACAGGCCTGGGATTAATGCGCAGTTTGAAAATCGTTCATGACCATAATGGGAAAATCGATTTTTCCAGTGAAGAAGGGAAAGGAACGATTGTCGCAATCGAACTTTTATTGAACTAA
- a CDS encoding Ger(x)C family spore germination C-terminal domain-containing protein produces MRHLKKIALLLLIPILTSCGAGQNIQDFTYVVAIGIDYDKEKKDYVIYTMALDFSGVAKPESAKPTGPSPVWIGKSSGKTLSEARAKLQRSSQPQLYLRHVRTILLSEEVLQSRFLKVTQELGRLDFFRQTNFILGTKESIPDIFTTHGLFFYPPLYTILLKPRKEDTESLLKHFTYREFISQFYEPVGASYVPSIGLDDKWSENKSPYKDLTFNGAYFYENQTYQGYKSVDKIKGIRWREHAPMKNTYILGEKENPHTVVKVKTSRMDIQLVQQKDKPIFDVSVKGEADILESIQNVSEAKIKEDIEELIHEEINQSFQEGLTINSDVLRLGIEWFRLHKGSYLDYIKKSNPNTLYLDENSLRNIKVTINLHSSYNYKLKTRSNIWDQKSIYSK; encoded by the coding sequence ATGAGGCATTTAAAGAAAATTGCACTATTGCTGTTGATCCCCATTTTAACCAGCTGCGGCGCTGGCCAAAATATCCAGGATTTCACCTATGTAGTTGCCATCGGGATTGACTACGATAAAGAGAAAAAGGACTACGTTATTTATACAATGGCCCTGGATTTTTCAGGTGTGGCCAAACCAGAAAGCGCAAAACCAACAGGGCCCTCTCCCGTTTGGATCGGGAAAAGCTCCGGCAAAACCTTGAGTGAAGCCCGTGCAAAATTACAGAGAAGTTCCCAGCCGCAATTATATTTGCGACATGTAAGGACTATTTTGTTATCTGAAGAGGTACTTCAATCAAGATTTTTAAAAGTCACTCAAGAACTTGGCAGGCTGGATTTTTTTCGTCAAACCAATTTCATCCTTGGTACAAAGGAATCTATTCCAGATATATTCACGACCCATGGGTTATTCTTTTATCCTCCACTTTACACGATTCTCCTAAAACCCAGAAAAGAGGATACCGAAAGCCTTCTCAAGCACTTTACATACAGGGAATTTATTTCTCAGTTCTATGAACCAGTGGGAGCATCTTATGTACCGTCCATTGGACTTGACGATAAATGGAGTGAAAATAAGTCTCCCTATAAAGATTTAACCTTTAATGGTGCTTATTTTTATGAAAACCAGACTTATCAGGGTTATAAATCTGTTGATAAAATCAAAGGGATCAGATGGAGAGAACATGCACCTATGAAGAATACCTACATCCTCGGTGAAAAAGAAAACCCGCATACTGTCGTGAAAGTGAAAACTTCTAGAATGGATATTCAATTAGTCCAGCAAAAAGATAAACCAATTTTTGATGTTTCAGTTAAAGGAGAAGCAGATATACTTGAAAGCATTCAAAATGTGTCAGAAGCGAAAATAAAAGAGGACATAGAAGAACTCATTCATGAGGAAATAAATCAGAGCTTTCAGGAAGGCTTGACTATTAATTCGGACGTGCTCCGCCTGGGCATCGAATGGTTCAGACTTCACAAAGGCTCCTACCTGGATTATATAAAAAAGAGCAATCCAAATACGCTTTATCTTGACGAGAACTCTCTTAGGAATATTAAAGTCACAATAAATTTGCATTCCAGCTATAATTATAAATTAAAAACCCGGTCAAACATCTGGGATCAAAAATCGATTTACTCCAAATAA
- a CDS encoding spore germination protein: MKSHNLINQLKDEFLNCDDLVFTQKRFTHFSLEFSYFASLVDVNFIDQVILPKLKNAEGKVKDFTNFIKDDFLVKDLSDSPLAEIQLQLLSGSLLIFLEKTILAISVTKIPARTPEESSIEPSVQGPRDGFIEDLNTNLALIRKRFKSNQLKVEKFVIGKRSNVNMALIYIDDIINKQLLNDMKNKIQNLDLDIVTSLQQIEKLLADQPRSIMTTSDNSGRPDYVIEALNQGRYALMIDGQPLVSIAPVNLTNLIKSPEDLNQNYLYVSFERMLRLSSLFISILLPGFWVALTTHNIDQIPFQLVATISVSRLGIPLSTSMEMVIMLFLFELFHEAGMRLPRSVGQTVSVLGGLIVGDAAIRSGLTSPSMLVVGGIVFVSGYTLVNPTLGGAATLLRIVILLLGTFFGIFGIVVGTLLIISYFSTLTSHGVPYLSFSYPFSLSKMGVSFFKMPWNMLARRDASLRSNDPTRQED, translated from the coding sequence ATGAAAAGTCATAATCTGATTAACCAACTAAAGGATGAATTCTTAAATTGTGACGACTTAGTTTTCACTCAAAAGAGGTTCACACATTTCTCCCTTGAATTCTCTTATTTCGCAAGTCTTGTCGATGTAAATTTTATTGACCAGGTAATATTACCAAAGTTGAAAAACGCTGAAGGCAAAGTTAAGGATTTTACAAATTTTATAAAGGACGATTTTCTCGTCAAAGATCTGTCTGATTCACCCCTTGCTGAAATACAATTGCAACTTCTCTCTGGAAGCCTTCTTATTTTTTTGGAAAAAACCATACTGGCTATCAGTGTCACAAAAATTCCTGCAAGGACCCCGGAAGAATCTTCTATCGAACCATCCGTTCAGGGCCCTAGAGACGGCTTTATAGAAGATTTGAATACAAACCTGGCATTGATCAGAAAGCGATTTAAATCAAATCAATTAAAAGTGGAAAAATTTGTAATAGGCAAAAGAAGCAATGTGAACATGGCGCTAATTTATATTGATGACATTATAAATAAGCAGTTATTGAATGATATGAAAAACAAGATCCAAAATCTTGATTTGGATATAGTGACAAGTCTGCAACAAATAGAGAAATTACTAGCAGATCAACCAAGGTCAATAATGACAACATCTGATAATAGTGGCAGACCTGATTATGTCATTGAAGCTTTAAATCAGGGAAGGTATGCGCTGATGATTGATGGACAGCCTTTAGTATCAATCGCACCCGTGAATCTTACAAACTTAATAAAATCACCAGAGGATTTAAACCAAAATTATTTATATGTTTCATTTGAGAGGATGCTCCGTCTCAGTTCGCTGTTCATTTCTATCCTTTTGCCCGGTTTTTGGGTTGCTCTGACCACCCATAATATCGATCAAATCCCATTTCAATTGGTTGCCACTATCAGTGTTTCGCGCTTAGGCATCCCACTCTCTACTTCCATGGAAATGGTGATTATGCTCTTTCTATTCGAACTTTTCCATGAGGCCGGAATGAGGCTGCCACGTTCAGTCGGACAAACCGTATCGGTTCTTGGCGGCTTGATTGTCGGCGATGCAGCCATTCGTTCCGGTCTTACTTCTCCTTCCATGCTGGTTGTCGGTGGTATCGTTTTCGTGAGCGGATATACTCTTGTGAATCCCACTCTCGGAGGCGCAGCAACGTTACTAAGGATTGTCATTCTATTATTAGGCACTTTTTTCGGTATTTTCGGGATTGTCGTTGGAACACTCTTGATTATTTCTTATTTTTCCACTTTAACATCCCATGGTGTACCTTATTTGTCCTTCTCATACCCTTTTTCATTATCAAAAATGGGAGTATCTTTTTTCAAAATGCCATGGAATATGCTGGCCAGAAGAGATGCTTCCTTAAGGTCAAATGATCCAACCCGACAGGAGGATTAG
- a CDS encoding endospore germination permease: protein MFFIMVLSTGLFNHVILIPMLLEAAARDAWLSVLASVFPFLFFIWMIYYITKNTEQEKITNWLKNRYGKFLAALFVLPLLLILFIHASITFLDTSYWAEIYFLPTTPSFLISAVVLTSCYWLSTRTLKVLAIMATIVLPLVVMLGFFIMSVNTTQKDIEYLFPLFLNGYVPFLKGIFYSLSGLTEIFVIILIQHHLTQKIKFKDIFLLGFVLIGLTVGPLSAAIMEFGPVEARNFAFPAYEEWKLLKIGEFISRLDFLAMFQWVSGAFFRIGLFMYIISQYLNKRKNKFFLPVLYLMIYGTTFLKLDTYDINRFLYIYFLPFCLILVVSFTSVLTIFVFLSKRKENKPHEKS, encoded by the coding sequence GTGTTTTTTATCATGGTCCTGTCGACGGGGCTATTTAATCATGTGATTCTGATTCCGATGCTGTTGGAAGCAGCAGCTAGGGATGCATGGTTAAGTGTTTTGGCTTCTGTCTTTCCCTTTTTATTTTTTATCTGGATGATTTATTACATTACAAAAAATACCGAGCAGGAAAAGATAACCAACTGGCTTAAAAACCGTTATGGAAAGTTTTTAGCCGCCCTGTTTGTGCTGCCATTATTGTTAATTCTTTTTATACATGCTTCAATTACATTCTTGGATACGTCTTATTGGGCAGAGATTTATTTTCTTCCCACTACTCCCAGTTTTCTTATTTCTGCGGTAGTGCTTACATCATGTTACTGGCTTTCTACCAGGACTTTAAAGGTACTTGCCATCATGGCAACCATTGTTTTGCCATTGGTTGTAATGCTGGGGTTCTTTATTATGAGTGTAAATACTACGCAAAAAGACATTGAATACTTGTTTCCATTATTTCTGAATGGATATGTTCCTTTTTTAAAAGGGATCTTCTATTCATTATCTGGTCTTACCGAAATCTTTGTGATCATTTTGATTCAGCATCATCTTACGCAAAAAATTAAATTCAAAGACATATTTTTGTTAGGCTTTGTGTTAATTGGTTTAACCGTTGGCCCCTTGTCGGCAGCTATTATGGAATTCGGTCCTGTTGAAGCCAGAAATTTTGCCTTTCCGGCTTATGAAGAATGGAAGCTTTTGAAAATAGGCGAGTTCATCTCCCGCTTGGATTTCCTTGCCATGTTTCAGTGGGTAAGCGGAGCTTTCTTCCGTATTGGGTTGTTCATGTATATCATCAGCCAATATCTAAATAAACGGAAAAATAAATTTTTCCTGCCTGTTTTATATTTGATGATCTATGGTACTACCTTTCTGAAGCTGGACACGTATGACATCAATAGATTCTTGTACATTTACTTCCTTCCTTTTTGCTTAATTTTAGTTGTTTCTTTTACGTCTGTATTAACCATTTTTGTCTTTTTATCAAAGAGAAAGGAGAATAAGCCTCATGAAAAGTCATAA
- a CDS encoding nucleotidyltransferase family protein, with the protein MLKSKEDVISLIQSDDKMMEIIHTASTLGLPDWWICAGFVRSKIWDTLHGFKKRTNTPDVDVIFFDPTILDEEYEKALEKKLTALLPGIPWSVKNQARMHFVNRIPPYSSSEDAISKFPETATALGVKLDRENQLVLTVPCGIEDVLNLEVKPTPFFTESSERLAIYEQRLVKKNWKAIWPMVKVHH; encoded by the coding sequence ATGTTAAAGAGTAAAGAAGATGTAATAAGCTTAATCCAATCCGATGATAAAATGATGGAGATTATACATACTGCAAGCACTCTTGGTTTGCCTGACTGGTGGATATGTGCGGGATTTGTCCGGTCGAAAATTTGGGACACCTTACACGGATTCAAGAAGCGAACCAACACACCGGATGTGGACGTGATTTTTTTTGACCCAACAATTCTTGATGAGGAATATGAAAAAGCATTGGAAAAAAAGCTGACAGCCCTATTGCCCGGCATACCCTGGTCAGTGAAAAATCAAGCAAGGATGCATTTTGTGAACCGTATTCCGCCGTATTCATCCTCTGAAGATGCGATTTCCAAATTTCCTGAAACGGCAACAGCTCTCGGAGTGAAACTGGATAGGGAAAATCAATTGGTACTTACAGTTCCTTGTGGTATTGAGGATGTACTAAATCTAGAGGTGAAGCCGACTCCTTTTTTTACAGAATCAAGTGAACGGCTTGCCATTTATGAGCAACGGCTGGTTAAGAAAAATTGGAAAGCTATTTGGCCTATGGTCAAAGTTCATCATTGA
- a CDS encoding DUF4083 family protein: MEGFNIASLFFIGIVIVLIILFVVSFTLFIRRIIINTSSKSTQTNEIEKKIDKIIDLLEKNNKV, encoded by the coding sequence ATGGAAGGATTTAATATAGCTTCACTATTTTTCATTGGAATTGTTATTGTACTAATAATCTTGTTCGTGGTTTCATTCACGCTTTTTATTCGCAGAATAATAATAAATACTTCTTCAAAAAGCACCCAAACCAATGAAATTGAAAAGAAAATTGATAAAATTATTGACTTACTTGAAAAGAATAATAAAGTTTAG
- a CDS encoding DUF4440 domain-containing protein yields MNLKNHLKQLEEKLLTPEVRSSKTELKKLLADEFFEFGSSGRVLYKDEDFEGGIGIIKVKFSDFEIHPLSEEIVLATYRTFNEETKQHALRSSIWKLNEGIWKMVFHQGTKTDPSL; encoded by the coding sequence ATGAACTTAAAAAATCACTTAAAACAGTTAGAGGAAAAATTGCTGACCCCAGAAGTCCGTTCATCAAAAACTGAACTTAAAAAATTATTAGCTGATGAATTCTTTGAGTTTGGCAGTTCTGGAAGAGTACTGTATAAGGATGAGGACTTTGAAGGTGGAATTGGTATTATTAAAGTTAAATTCAGCGATTTCGAGATTCATCCTTTATCGGAAGAGATTGTGTTGGCGACATACCGAACTTTTAATGAGGAGACGAAGCAGCATGCCTTACGGAGTTCTATTTGGAAACTAAATGAGGGAATATGGAAAATGGTTTTTCACCAGGGAACTAAAACGGATCCATCATTGTAA
- a CDS encoding uracil/xanthine transporter, which yields MENTSYVKTIFASVQWLFFIFANTVVVPVSIGAAFGLDSGEIAAILRNSLIFTGVACVLQGAFGHRFPLMEGHSGLMWGLVLNLSMAASSLGMSLPEIGGGIASGILLAGAATLVFGLLRIVSYIQKIFTPMVMTVYLFLLTFQLILIFFKGMLKVSEDGTLELPVTMFSFAVVILVSLMKIKGNETVGNFSILIGMILGWVIYVILFPSDQGMNSQSSMEFTFFPLGTPNLNYGIIAITFIASVINLSNTIASVQAASKLTGEDATQSRLDRSYLLTGTYSIAAAILGLVPYAPFTSSVGFLESTRIFDRKPFLIGGGLMAILGIIPVLGALLATLPITVGNAVLFVAYLQLFGTSLKSLNGYTFDSKSIFRLAAPVLLGLSIMNLDPVLFTVFPVILQPLLSNGFIMGVLLSIVLETFIRWDERSYEQVSGKKQN from the coding sequence ATGGAGAATACATCATATGTAAAAACAATCTTTGCGTCAGTGCAATGGTTGTTTTTTATTTTTGCGAATACGGTTGTTGTTCCGGTTTCGATTGGAGCTGCCTTTGGCCTGGATAGCGGGGAAATTGCCGCCATTCTGCGAAATTCATTAATTTTTACAGGAGTGGCTTGCGTCCTCCAGGGAGCGTTTGGTCATCGTTTCCCATTAATGGAAGGGCATTCTGGATTGATGTGGGGACTGGTCTTGAACTTGAGCATGGCAGCATCGTCTCTCGGGATGAGTCTTCCGGAGATTGGCGGGGGAATTGCATCCGGAATTTTGCTTGCCGGGGCTGCTACCCTGGTGTTTGGGCTATTACGGATCGTTTCTTATATACAAAAGATCTTCACCCCAATGGTGATGACTGTTTACTTGTTTCTCCTTACATTCCAGCTAATCCTCATATTTTTTAAAGGAATGCTAAAAGTATCTGAGGATGGGACGCTTGAGCTGCCGGTTACCATGTTTTCTTTTGCGGTGGTGATTCTGGTCAGTTTAATGAAAATAAAAGGGAACGAGACTGTCGGTAATTTTTCGATTTTGATTGGAATGATTCTGGGCTGGGTAATTTATGTCATACTGTTTCCTTCCGATCAAGGAATGAACAGCCAATCTTCAATGGAATTTACTTTCTTTCCGCTTGGAACACCAAACCTGAATTATGGAATCATCGCAATCACTTTTATTGCCAGTGTCATTAATTTAAGCAATACGATTGCATCTGTCCAGGCAGCTTCCAAGCTTACTGGCGAAGACGCCACGCAGTCCAGATTGGATAGATCGTATCTTTTGACCGGAACGTATTCGATTGCGGCAGCTATTTTGGGCCTTGTGCCTTATGCTCCATTTACCTCGTCAGTCGGATTTCTGGAGAGCACACGGATTTTTGACCGGAAACCATTCCTGATCGGCGGAGGGTTGATGGCCATACTGGGGATCATTCCTGTCCTTGGTGCATTGCTGGCTACTTTGCCGATCACAGTGGGTAATGCTGTACTGTTTGTTGCTTATCTTCAGCTCTTTGGAACCTCTTTGAAAAGTTTAAACGGCTATACATTTGATTCCAAATCTATTTTCCGTCTCGCGGCCCCAGTGTTGCTGGGACTGAGTATCATGAATTTGGATCCTGTGCTCTTTACCGTTTTCCCAGTGATTTTACAGCCGCTGCTATCGAATGGGTTTATTATGGGTGTTTTACTATCCATAGTGCTTGAAACATTCATACGGTGGGATGAGAGGTCATATGAACAGGTTAGTGGCAAAAAACAAAATTAG
- a CDS encoding EamA family transporter has translation MNRRKGIFLVITGAVFWGIGGTVAKKLFHEYQIDVNWLVTTRLLIAGFLLLGVQFFRSDRSQIFDVWKNRKTAAHLTTFGLLGMLGVQYTYMASIEHGNAAVATLLQYLAPVMIIVYLLVRKQTVLTRKDVLTVSLALVGSFFLLTNGSFSQLSVPAPAIVWGVLSGIALAFYTLYAIPLLKQYDSLVIVGWAMIIGGFALSLIHPPWQMDFETLNLEAYFYLIFVIIFGTMIAFWFYIESLQSLQPKESSLLGSLEPLAAVLTTIFWLKEPFGLFQWLGTVCIIGMILLLAFNKESTSNDNQPSINDEPLKVS, from the coding sequence ATGAATAGACGAAAGGGAATCTTCCTTGTTATAACAGGAGCAGTATTTTGGGGAATCGGAGGAACAGTGGCAAAAAAGCTTTTTCACGAATATCAGATCGATGTAAATTGGTTGGTAACAACCAGATTGCTTATAGCAGGTTTTTTACTTCTTGGAGTTCAATTTTTCAGATCTGACCGTTCCCAAATATTTGATGTTTGGAAAAACCGTAAGACAGCAGCCCATTTAACAACCTTCGGGTTGCTCGGTATGCTGGGAGTGCAATACACCTATATGGCATCCATTGAACATGGAAATGCTGCTGTAGCAACACTCTTACAATATTTAGCTCCCGTAATGATTATTGTATACTTACTTGTCCGCAAACAGACAGTGCTTACACGAAAAGACGTGTTGACTGTCTCCCTGGCGTTAGTGGGGAGTTTTTTCTTATTGACGAACGGCTCATTTTCTCAGTTATCGGTGCCGGCGCCTGCTATTGTTTGGGGTGTTTTATCTGGCATAGCTTTAGCTTTTTATACACTTTATGCCATTCCATTACTGAAACAATACGATTCGCTTGTCATTGTGGGATGGGCCATGATCATCGGTGGTTTTGCATTAAGCCTCATCCATCCACCCTGGCAAATGGACTTTGAAACACTAAATCTGGAAGCCTATTTTTATTTAATATTCGTAATCATATTTGGAACAATGATTGCATTTTGGTTCTATATCGAAAGCCTGCAAAGCCTTCAGCCTAAAGAATCAAGTCTCCTAGGCAGCCTGGAGCCACTAGCCGCCGTACTCACCACTATCTTTTGGTTAAAAGAACCCTTTGGCCTCTTCCAATGGCTTGGCACAGTTTGCATCATTGGAATGATACTTTTATTGGCATTTAATAAAGAGTCTACTTCTAATGATAATCAACCTAGCATAAACGATGAACCTCTCAAAGTTAGTTGA